A single genomic interval of Struthio camelus isolate bStrCam1 chromosome 9, bStrCam1.hap1, whole genome shotgun sequence harbors:
- the SCG2 gene encoding secretogranin-2, with amino-acid sequence MAETKSFQLGAACALTFFFVLICCADAASFQQYQLLQKDPDYVMKNLQRFPNPDMIKALEYIEDLRKQTNKGESSPDYNSYQSVPYLLQQKESKDQVRQPDNIRDSLTEDESQWVKVMLEALRQAEKESKVGPKENKLYGLSSDSNFPAGVTDDYEAYKWPERWQKYLKMPLGHYEDSSRDSPFKRTNEIVEEQYTPQSLATLESVFQELGKMAGPSNHKKERLDEDQKLYADDEDDVYKVNNIAYEDVVGGEDWNPIEEKVESQTQEEIKDSKEEIDKHEEEIDDEMKRSGKLGFLEDEMRRENKDQMSEDVSKLMNYYLKRLIGSAGNRKLRIGDLEEKRAATFLDKQLDPQSIAQLIEISRNLQIPPEDLIDMLKAGEKKQLQSERLEAEQEVEFPEDLDEIAETNLGQSDIFKNNVNSKNGYMKQPLNVIPENLPEDLNIEDIVSLLGTDNLANQNPSYLLNRLNQENDLPRLPYLPRRLKGHQFPKAAWINDLERRQMEYEKLNEKDEELADYLTKMLAKYPEVINTNQMKRVPVPASENDLQEDEGLEQAIREHLSQLGPQQSAKLAALSKRLSMTGETDDTQNRQYLDEDMLTKVLEYLKQEKSELERDHITKRAMENM; translated from the coding sequence ATGGCAGAAACCAAAAGCTTCCAGCTTGGAGCAGCGTGCGCTCTCACCTTTTTCTTTGTCCTAATTTGTTGTGCTGATGCAGCTTCCTTCCAGCAGTATCAGCTGCTTCAGAAAGACCCAGACTATGTAATGAAAAACTTACAAAGGTTCCCAAACCCTGATATGATCAAAGCGTTGGAATACATAGAAGATCTTCGCAAGCAAACTAACAAGGGAGAAAGCAGCCCTGATTACAACTCTTATCAAAGCGTTCCGTATCTCCTGCAGCAGAAGGAGAGCAAAGACCAGGTTCGCCAACCAGACAATATACGGGATTCTTTGACTGAAGATGAGTCTCAATGGGTGAAAGTGATGTTGGAGGCCTTGAGGCAAGCTGAGAAAGAGTCAAAAGTTGGcccaaaggaaaataaactttatgGTCTGAGTTCAGATAGTAACTTTCCAGCTGGAGTAACTGATGATTACGAGGCTTACAAGTGGCCTGAGAGGTGGCAAAAATATCTCAAAATGCCACTTGGGCACTATGAAGACAGTTCAAGAGACAGTCCTTTCAAGCGTACTAATGAAATAGTGGAAGAACAATACACACCCCAGAGTCTTGCTACTTTGGAGTCTGTGTTTCAGGAGCTGGGAAAGATGGCAGGACCAAGTAACCACAAGAAAGAGAGGCTGGATGAGGACCAGAAATTGTATGCAGATGACGAAGATGATGTATATAAAGTGAACAACATTGCCTACGAAGATGTGGTTGGAGGAGAAGATTGGAATCCAATAGAGGAAAAAGTGGAAAGTCAAACCCAGGAAGAGATAAAAGACAGCAAAGAGGAAATTGATAAACATGAAGAGGAGATTGATGATGAAATGAAGAGGTCAGGGAAACTCGGCTTCCTTGAGGATGAAATGAGAAGAGAGAATAAAGATCAAATGTCAGAGGATGTTTCAAAGCTAATGAATTATTACCTGAAGAGGCTGATTGGCAGTGCTGGAAATAGGAAACTAAGGATCGGAGATCTTGAGGAAAAAAGAGCAGCTACATTTTTGGATAAGCAACTTGATCCTCAGTCTATAGCTCAGTTAATAGAAATCTCAAGGAATTTACAAATTCCTCCTGAGGATCTAATAGACATGTtgaaagctggagaaaaaaaacagcttcagaGTGAAAGGTTGGAAGCTGAGCAGGAAGTAGAATTCCCTGAAGACCTTGATGAGATTGCTGAAACTAATCTAGGACAGagtgatatatttaaaaataatgtaaattctAAAAATGGATACATGAAGCAGCCTCTTAATGTTATTCCAGAAAATCTACCTGAAGACCTCAATATTGAAGACATTGTCAGTCTTCTGGGAACGGACAACTTAGCTAACCAGAACCCTTCCTACTTATTAAATCGTCTTAACCAAGAAAATGATTTGCCAAGGCTGCCTTACCTTCCCAGAAGACTGAAAGGACACCAGTTTCCCAAAGCTGCATGGATTAACGATTTGGAAAGACGACAAATGGAATATGAAAAACTGAACGAGAAAGATGAAGAGCTGGCCGATTACTTGACAAAGATGTTGGCAAAATATCCTGAAGTTATCAATACAAACCAGATGAAACGAGTTCCAGTTCCAGCTTCTGAAAATGACCTGCAGGAAGATGAGGGGCTGGAACAAGCGATCAGAGAGCACTTGAGTCAGCTGGGACCGCAGCAGTCTGCGAAGCTGGCGGCGCTCAGCAAGCGGCTGTCAATGACCGGGGAAACCGATGACACGCAGAACAGGCAGTATCTGGATGAGGATATGCTAACAAAGGTGCTAGAGTATCTAAAACAGGAGAAATCAGAGCTTGAAAGAGATCACATTACTAAACGGGCAATGGAAAACATGTAA